The following coding sequences lie in one Anguilla rostrata isolate EN2019 chromosome 8, ASM1855537v3, whole genome shotgun sequence genomic window:
- the tap2a gene encoding antigen peptide transporter 2a, with translation MREGRKMFAAAICLDQAVCCALHYGAALALSPSRNPSGVESLTQIWMLAALRWTLVRLFCAVVPKSGSNDVLHRYLAAICLLSPVYEGGMLVLFGKHPEHWSGSLSSPGKTLVAAAATATACLFWEVNLPDSRGESCESSNGTERKQRARALFMRVIRYSKPDVLFLCGAFVFLAFAVICEMFIPFYTGKVIDILGSHYQPSSFVAAIFYMGLFSVGSSLSAGLRGGLFMCSISRLNKRVRVMLFQALVRQEIGFFEVTKTGDLTSRLSTDTTLMSQSVAMNVNILLRSLIKTVGVLFLMVSLSWKLTLVTFIEVPLIAVSQKIYNTNYEKLSKDVQDSIARANDVAGECVAGIRTVRSFNTERCEAHRYDDRLMDTHNLKTRRDTVRAVYLLVRRLVSLGIQFLMLYYGRQLIRGGTMSTGNLVSFILYQENMGSYVRSLVYICGNMLNSVGAAAKVFEYLDRKPQVSAEGDLRPETLRGHVQFRNLTFSYPTRPDRPALQSFSLELKPGHMTALVGASGGGKSTCVSLLERFYQPQDGEILLDGQPLHRYQHKYLHSKVVGQGMGPVLFSGSIRDNIAYGLTDCPLERVQEAARRANAHDFISQLEQGYNTDVGERGSQLSGGQKQRIAIARALIREPQVLILDEVTSSLDTESEHMIQQALASCPSQTLLVIAHRLKTVEKADHIVVIDKGAVLEQGTHQELMDRKGNYYKLREGLFSEKESSGSPAESKPLNQ, from the exons ATGAGGGAAGGCAGGAAGATGTTCGCAGCGGCAATATGCCTGGATCAGGCCGTCTGTTGTGCGTTGCACTACGGAGCGGCGCTTGCGCTATCGCCGTCGCGTAACCCCAGCGGTGTGGAGAGCCTGACGCAGATCTGGATGCTGGCGGCGCTCCGGTGGACACTAGTCCGCTTGTTCTGCGCGGTGGTGCCCAAATCAGGGAGCAACGACGTGCTTCACCGCTATCTGGCGGCGATATGCCTCCTCAGTCCAGTGTACGAAGGCGGGATGTTGGTGCTGTTCGGGAAACACCCGGAGCACTGGAGCGGGTCGCTCTCGAGCCCGGGGAAAACTCTCGTAGCGGCGGCTGCCACGGCTACCGCCTGCCTCTTTTGGGAGGTGAACCTTCCGGACAGTCGCGGGGAGTCCTGTGAAAGCTCCAACGGGACGGAAAGGAAGCAGAGAGCCAGGGCGCTATTCATGAGGGTGATCCGCTACTCCAAGCCCGATGTTCTGTTTCTGTGCGGCGCGTTTGTCTTCCTCGCTTTCGCTGTCATAT GCGAGATGTTCATCCCGTTTTACACGGGAAAAGTGATTGACATTCTGGGATCTCACTACCAGCCAAGCAGCTTCGTGGCGGCTATCTTCTACATGGGACTCTTCTCAGTGGGCAG CTCCCTGTCTGCGGGACTCAGAGGAGGGCTCTTCATGTGCAGCATATCCAGGCTGAATAAGAGAGTGCGTGTCATGCTCTTCCAGGCCCTCGTTAGGCAGGAGATCGGCTTCTTCGAGGTCACCAAAACAG gggaTCTCACGTCCCGCCTCTCCACTGACACCACCCTGATGAGCCAATCGGTGGCCATGAATGTGAACATCCTTCTACGCAGCCTCATTAAGACGGTGGGCGTTCTGTTCCTCATGGTCAGCCTGTCCTGGAAGCTCACACTGGTCACCTTCATCGAGGTTCCGCTCATCGCCGTCTCCCAGAAGATCTACAACACCAACTACGAG AAACTGTCCAAGGACGTGCAGGACTCCATCGCCCGTGCGAACGACGTGGCTGGGGAGTGTGTGGCGGGCATTAGGACCGTGCGGAGTTTCAATACGGAGCGGTGTGAGGCGCATCGCTATGACGACAGACTGATGGACACCCACAACCTCAAGACCCGCAGAGACACCGTCAGGGCCGTCTACCTGCTTGTCCGCAGg CTGGTGTCTCTGGGAATTCAGTTCCTGATGCTGTACTACGGCCGCCAGCTCATCCGCGGGGGCACGATGAGCACGGGAAACCTGGTCTCCTTCATCCTCTACCAGGAAAACATGGGCTCCTACGTCAGG TCCCTAGTCTACATTTGTGGCAACATGCTGAATTCAGTGGGCGCGGCCGCCAAGGTGTTCGAGTACCTGGACAGGAAGCCGCAGGTGAGCGCGGAGGGCGACCTGCGGCCGGAGACCCTGCGGGGACATGTCCAGTTCCGGAACCTCACCTTCTCCTACCCAACCCGCCCCGACCGCCCCGCCCTCCAG AGTTTTTCCCTGGAGCTGAAgccaggtcacatgaccgccCTGGTGGGGGCCTCAGGTGGGGGGAAGAGCACCTGTGTGAGCCTGCTGGAGAGATTCTACCAGCCGCAGGATGGAGAGATCCTATTGGACGGGCAGCCACTGCATCGCTACCAGCACAAGTACCTGCATAGCAAG GTTGTTGGGCAGGGGATGGGGCCTGTGCTCTTTTCTGGCTCCATCAGGGACAACATCGCCTACGGCCTGACAGACTGCCCCCTGGAGCGGGTGCAGGAAGCTGCACGCAGGGCCAACGCCCACGACTTCATCAGCCAGCTGGAGCAGGGCTAcaacacag ATGTAGGTGAGCGGGGCAGTCAGCTGTCTGGGGGTCAGAAGCAGCGTATCGCCATCGCCCGAGCTCTGATCAGAGAGCCACAGGTCCTCATCCTGGACGAGGTCACCAGCAGCCTGGACACAGAGAGCGAACACATG ATTCAGCAGGCATTGGCTAGCTGCCCTTCCCAGACTCTGCTGGTGATTGCCCATAGGCTGAAGACAGTGGAGAAGGCGGATCACATTGTGGTGATTGACAAGGGGGCGGTGCTAGAGCAAGGGACTCACCAGGAGCTGATGGACAGGAAGGGGAACTACTACAAACTCAGAGAGGGGCTGTTCTCTGAAAAAGAGTCCAGCGGTTCGCCTGCCGAGAGCAAACCTCTGAACCAGTGA